The proteins below are encoded in one region of Pseudomonas entomophila L48:
- a CDS encoding EAL domain-containing protein, whose product MPLTPKRPARWSWRMLLPWCVGVLPLLCGVAVMRWQTERELQASSAATAREVVKHLETVLDSLSIAARHLLPKAGQPCQDAQLALRIEVTRNAFVRSTNLFERDTLYCSSLFGDFDEPVDASDYTGGQLWLMDGNSVTPGQPLLAYRVSEGDRGAITTVDGNHLLTALRLIGEDEELQVQVGNHWMGRDGLVRNGTPPVAASAAVTFSSTRYPISVHGGYGPAKPGELMRSRYPALLSLLLVLGILAGATCRWQIRRASSPRAELHRALEAGEFLPYFQPVVRKGDYHWAGVEVLMRWQHPREGLVRPDLFIPYAEHSGQIVAMTRSLMLNTAQALAPHAELLEDGFHIGINITADHCRDLGLLDDCQTFLQHFPPGRVVLTLELTERKLIEPTPVTLELFEKLHAMGVMIALDDFGTGQSSLNYLRQFKVDYLKIDQSFVAMIGGDALSQHILDTIIELSAKLGLGIVAEGVETDIQRDYLARHGVDFQQGYLFARPMPIAELLLALAARPGGPRLPQGAAPEIMRG is encoded by the coding sequence ATGCCCCTGACACCTAAACGCCCTGCCCGCTGGAGCTGGCGCATGTTGCTACCCTGGTGCGTGGGCGTGCTGCCGCTGCTGTGCGGGGTGGCGGTGATGCGCTGGCAGACCGAGCGCGAGCTACAGGCCAGCAGCGCGGCTACCGCCCGTGAAGTGGTAAAACACCTCGAGACTGTGCTCGACAGCCTCTCCATCGCCGCCCGTCACCTGCTGCCGAAGGCCGGCCAACCCTGCCAGGACGCGCAACTGGCGCTACGCATCGAGGTAACCCGCAACGCCTTCGTGCGCTCCACCAACCTGTTCGAACGCGACACGCTGTATTGCTCCTCCCTGTTCGGCGATTTCGACGAGCCAGTGGACGCCAGTGACTACACCGGCGGGCAACTGTGGCTGATGGACGGCAACTCGGTCACGCCTGGCCAGCCGCTACTGGCCTACCGCGTCAGCGAGGGTGACCGCGGCGCCATCACCACGGTGGATGGCAATCATCTGCTCACCGCCTTGCGCTTGATCGGCGAGGACGAAGAACTGCAGGTGCAGGTGGGCAACCACTGGATGGGCCGGGACGGCTTGGTACGCAACGGCACCCCGCCCGTCGCGGCCAGTGCGGCGGTAACCTTCTCCTCGACCCGCTACCCGATCAGCGTGCATGGCGGCTATGGGCCGGCCAAGCCAGGCGAACTGATGCGTTCACGCTACCCGGCCCTGCTCAGCCTGCTGCTGGTGCTGGGGATACTGGCCGGCGCCACCTGCCGCTGGCAGATCCGCCGCGCCTCCTCGCCCCGCGCCGAACTGCACCGGGCACTGGAGGCCGGCGAGTTCCTGCCCTACTTCCAGCCGGTGGTGCGCAAGGGCGACTACCACTGGGCCGGCGTCGAAGTGCTGATGCGCTGGCAACATCCGCGCGAAGGCCTGGTGCGCCCCGACCTGTTCATCCCCTACGCCGAGCACAGCGGGCAGATCGTCGCCATGACCCGCAGCCTGATGCTCAACACCGCGCAGGCCCTGGCCCCACACGCCGAGCTGCTGGAGGACGGGTTCCACATCGGCATCAACATCACCGCCGACCATTGCCGCGACCTGGGCCTGCTCGACGACTGCCAGACCTTCCTCCAGCACTTCCCGCCCGGGCGCGTGGTGCTGACCCTGGAGCTGACCGAGCGCAAGCTGATCGAGCCGACCCCCGTCACCCTGGAATTGTTCGAAAAGCTTCACGCGATGGGGGTGATGATCGCCCTCGACGACTTCGGCACCGGCCAGTCCAGCCTCAATTACCTGCGCCAGTTCAAGGTCGACTACCTGAAGATCGACCAGAGCTTCGTTGCCATGATCGGTGGCGATGCGCTCTCCCAGCACATCCTCGACACCATCATCGAACTGTCCGCCAAGCTGGGGCTGGGCATCGTCGCCGAAGGGGTCGAGACCGACATCCAGCGCGATTACCTGGCCCGCCACGGCGTGGACTTCCAGCAGGGCTACCTGTTCGCCCGGCCGATGCCGATCGCCGAGCTGCTCCTGGCCCTGGCCGCGCGCCCCGGCGGCCCGAGGTTGCCGCAAGGCGCGGCCCCTGAGATCATGCGCGGCTGA
- the rarD gene encoding EamA family transporter RarD gives MSKGIVSSVMASCLFAVMYFYTSFLTPLDGEEIFGWRTLLTLPCLTLFMLVSKDWKRVGELLGRVRRTPLLLLGMVGTSWLMGVQLWLFLWAPLHGRSLEVSMGYFLLPLAMVLTGRLVYGERLSRLQKVAVSCAALGVGHELYQHGSFAWETLLVMIGYPIYFVLRRRCRTDHLGGLWCDMCLLLPWALYFVIQGPLSAADLAEHPGLYGLIPMLGAISACALIAYVLASRLLPFSLFGLLSYVEPVLLVGVALLLGETIGPDQWLTYLPIWAAVLVLVLEGFKHLLRQRRRSV, from the coding sequence GTGTCAAAAGGCATTGTTTCGTCGGTCATGGCGTCCTGTCTGTTCGCCGTGATGTACTTCTATACCTCCTTCCTCACGCCCCTGGACGGTGAAGAGATCTTCGGCTGGCGAACCTTGCTGACCCTGCCCTGCCTTACCTTGTTCATGCTCGTTTCCAAGGACTGGAAGCGCGTCGGCGAGCTGCTGGGGCGTGTCCGACGCACGCCGCTCCTGCTGCTGGGCATGGTCGGCACTTCCTGGCTGATGGGCGTGCAGCTATGGCTGTTCCTTTGGGCGCCGTTGCACGGGCGCAGCCTGGAAGTTTCGATGGGCTATTTCCTGCTGCCGCTGGCCATGGTCCTGACCGGGCGGCTGGTGTATGGCGAGCGCCTGTCACGCCTGCAGAAAGTGGCGGTGAGCTGCGCGGCCCTGGGCGTGGGCCACGAGCTGTACCAGCATGGCAGCTTCGCCTGGGAGACGCTGCTGGTGATGATCGGCTACCCGATCTATTTCGTCCTGCGCCGCCGCTGCCGCACCGACCACCTCGGTGGCCTGTGGTGCGACATGTGCCTGCTGCTGCCCTGGGCCCTGTACTTCGTGATCCAGGGCCCGCTGTCGGCGGCCGACCTTGCCGAACACCCCGGCCTGTACGGGCTGATCCCAATGCTCGGGGCGATCAGTGCCTGCGCCCTGATCGCCTACGTGCTGGCCAGCCGCCTGTTGCCGTTCAGCCTGTTCGGCCTGCTCAGCTACGTCGAGCCGGTGCTGCTGGTGGGTGTCGCCCTGCTGCTGGGCGAGACCATCGGCCCGGACCAGTGGCTCACCTACCTGCCGATCTGGGCCGCCGTGCTGGTGCTGGTGCTCGAAGGTTTCAAGCACCTGCTGCGCCAGCGTCGGCGCTCGGTGTAA
- a CDS encoding TerC family protein — MEWLADPTAWLGLLTLIVLELVLGIDNLVFIAILADKLPPHQRDRARVIGLSLALIMRLGLLASISWMVTLTAPLIDIFGKTFSGRDLIMLFGGVFLLFKATMELHERLEGHVAQSGGVTRHAAFWPIVAQIVVLDAVFSLDAVITAVGMVEQLSVMMIAVIFSIGIMIVASKPLTRFVNAHPTVIMLCLGFLMMIGFSLTAEGLGFHIPKGYLYAAIGFSLLIELFNQLARARRKRSLQQHRPLRERTAHAVLRLMGGRRVEADELGEEIADLVDGGDEQVVFDRRERVMISGVLNLAERPIRTLMTVRAKVDMVDLSQPAEAITQVLVNSSYSRLPLIRDGRVEEPLGFVHKKELLRELLAGNQPDLESLARAPLNLLESFSILNALEQMRGQSTHIAFVVNEFGDFTGVLTMTDILESIAGELPDASEVEGPGVVEEDGGFVVSGALNLAQIQARTGFAARATEDYQTLAGLVMSLLDRLPVVGDRLAWNGWTLTVVAVEERRVRQVRLTPSADAGAAGA, encoded by the coding sequence ATGGAATGGCTAGCCGACCCCACGGCCTGGCTGGGCCTGTTGACGCTGATCGTCCTCGAGCTGGTGCTGGGTATCGACAACCTGGTGTTCATTGCCATCCTGGCGGACAAGCTGCCGCCGCATCAGCGCGACCGCGCGCGGGTGATCGGCCTGTCCCTGGCGCTGATCATGCGCCTGGGCTTGCTGGCCAGCATCTCGTGGATGGTGACCCTGACCGCGCCGTTGATCGACATCTTCGGCAAGACCTTCTCCGGCCGTGACCTGATCATGCTGTTCGGTGGCGTGTTCCTGTTGTTCAAGGCCACCATGGAGCTGCACGAGCGCCTGGAAGGGCATGTCGCCCAGTCCGGTGGCGTGACGCGCCATGCCGCGTTCTGGCCGATCGTGGCGCAGATCGTGGTGCTCGACGCGGTGTTCTCGCTGGATGCGGTGATCACCGCGGTGGGCATGGTCGAACAGCTGTCGGTGATGATGATCGCGGTGATCTTCTCCATCGGCATCATGATCGTCGCCAGCAAGCCGCTGACCCGCTTCGTCAACGCCCACCCGACGGTGATCATGCTGTGCCTGGGCTTCCTGATGATGATCGGCTTCAGCCTGACCGCCGAGGGCCTGGGCTTCCATATCCCGAAAGGCTACCTGTACGCGGCCATCGGCTTCTCGCTGCTGATCGAACTGTTCAACCAACTGGCCCGTGCCCGCCGCAAGCGCAGCCTGCAGCAGCACCGGCCGCTGCGTGAGCGCACCGCCCATGCCGTGTTGCGCCTGATGGGCGGGCGCCGGGTGGAAGCCGACGAGCTGGGCGAGGAAATCGCCGACCTGGTGGACGGTGGCGACGAGCAGGTGGTCTTCGACCGCCGCGAGCGGGTGATGATCAGTGGCGTGCTGAACCTGGCCGAGCGGCCGATCCGCACGCTGATGACCGTGCGCGCCAAGGTCGACATGGTCGACCTGTCGCAGCCCGCCGAGGCCATCACCCAGGTGCTGGTCAACTCGTCGTACTCGCGCCTGCCGCTGATCCGCGATGGCCGGGTCGAAGAGCCGCTGGGCTTCGTGCACAAGAAAGAGCTGCTCAGGGAACTGCTGGCCGGCAATCAGCCGGACCTGGAAAGCCTGGCGCGGGCACCGCTCAACCTGCTGGAGAGCTTCAGTATCCTCAACGCCCTGGAGCAGATGCGCGGGCAGTCCACGCACATCGCTTTCGTGGTCAACGAGTTCGGTGATTTCACCGGCGTGCTGACCATGACCGACATCCTCGAGTCGATTGCCGGCGAGCTGCCGGATGCCAGCGAGGTCGAGGGGCCGGGCGTGGTCGAGGAGGACGGCGGCTTCGTGGTCAGTGGCGCCCTCAACCTGGCCCAGATCCAGGCACGGACAGGCTTCGCCGCCCGCGCCACCGAGGACTACCAGACCCTCGCGGGCCTGGTGATGAGCTTGCTGGATCGCTTGCCGGTGGTCGGCGACCGGCTGGCCTGGAACGGCTGGACCCTGACCGTGGTCGCGGTGGAGGAGCGGCGGGTGCGCCAGGTGCGCCTTACACCGAGCGCCGACGCTGGCGCAGCAGGTGCTTGA
- a CDS encoding peptidase U32 family protein, with translation MSLPKNHLELLSPARDVSIAREAILHGADAIYIGGPSFGARHNACNDVSDIAELVEFARRYHARVFTTINTILHDNELEPARKLIHQLYDAGVDALIVQDLGVMELDIPPIELHASTQTDIRTLERARFLDQAGFSQLVLARELNLQQIRAIAAETDAAIEFFIHGALCVAFSGQCNISHAQTGRSANRGDCSQACRLPYTLKDDQGRVVAFEKHLLSMKDNNQTANLRDLVDAGVRSFKIEGRYKDVGYVKNITAHYRKELDAILEDRPALARASSGRTEHFFVPDPDKTFHRGSTDYFVSDRKIDIGAFDSPTFTGLPVGVVEKVGKRDLLVATDVPLTNGDGLNVLVKREVVGFRANIAELKSESEEDGQKRYRYRVEPNEMPEGLHKLRPNHPLSRNLDHNWQQALQRTSAERRVGVEWHAVLREQRLMLTLSSEEGVSVQVALDGPFGAANKPQQALDQLHDLLGQLGTTMYHATAIELDAPQAYFIPNSQLKALRREAIEALTEARVKAHPRGGRKAETTPPPVYPESHLSFLANVYNQKARDFYHRHGVQLIDAAYEAHEEHGEVPVMITKHCLRFSFNLCPKQAKGVTGVRTKVAPMQLIQGDEVLTLKFDCKPCEMHVVGKMKGHIIDLPPPGSAAVAQVVGHISPEDLLKTIPRAPH, from the coding sequence ATGTCCCTTCCAAAGAACCACCTGGAACTGCTCAGCCCTGCCCGTGACGTGAGCATCGCCCGCGAGGCGATCCTGCACGGCGCTGATGCCATCTACATCGGCGGCCCGAGCTTCGGCGCGCGCCACAACGCCTGCAACGACGTCAGCGATATCGCCGAGCTGGTGGAATTCGCCCGCCGCTACCACGCGCGCGTGTTCACCACCATCAACACCATCCTCCACGACAACGAATTGGAGCCCGCGCGCAAGCTGATCCACCAGCTGTACGACGCCGGTGTCGACGCGCTGATCGTCCAGGACCTGGGGGTGATGGAGCTGGATATCCCGCCCATCGAGCTGCACGCCAGCACCCAGACCGACATCCGCACCCTGGAGCGCGCCAGGTTCCTCGACCAGGCCGGTTTCTCGCAGCTGGTGCTGGCCCGCGAGCTGAACCTGCAGCAGATCCGCGCCATCGCCGCCGAAACCGACGCGGCCATCGAGTTCTTCATCCACGGCGCGCTGTGCGTGGCCTTCTCCGGCCAGTGCAACATCTCCCACGCCCAGACCGGGCGCAGCGCCAACCGCGGCGACTGCTCCCAGGCCTGCCGCCTGCCGTACACCCTCAAGGACGACCAGGGCCGCGTGGTGGCCTTCGAGAAACACCTGCTGTCGATGAAGGACAACAACCAGACCGCCAACCTGCGCGACCTGGTCGATGCCGGCGTGCGCTCGTTCAAGATCGAGGGCCGCTACAAGGATGTGGGCTATGTGAAGAACATCACCGCCCACTACCGCAAGGAGCTCGACGCGATTCTCGAAGACCGCCCGGCGCTGGCCCGTGCCTCCAGCGGGCGCACCGAGCACTTCTTCGTGCCGGACCCGGACAAGACCTTCCACCGCGGCAGCACCGACTACTTCGTCAGTGATCGCAAGATCGACATCGGCGCCTTCGACTCCCCCACTTTCACCGGCCTGCCGGTGGGCGTGGTCGAGAAAGTCGGCAAGCGCGACCTGCTGGTAGCCACCGATGTGCCGCTGACCAACGGTGACGGCCTCAACGTGCTGGTCAAGCGCGAAGTGGTCGGCTTCCGCGCCAACATCGCCGAGCTCAAGAGCGAGTCCGAGGAAGACGGCCAGAAGCGCTACCGCTACCGCGTCGAGCCCAACGAGATGCCCGAGGGCCTGCACAAGCTGCGCCCCAACCACCCGTTGTCGCGCAACCTCGACCATAACTGGCAGCAAGCCCTGCAGCGCACCTCCGCCGAGCGCCGCGTCGGTGTCGAGTGGCATGCGGTACTGCGTGAACAGCGCCTGATGCTCACCCTCAGCAGTGAAGAGGGAGTCAGTGTGCAAGTGGCCCTCGATGGGCCATTCGGTGCCGCCAACAAGCCACAGCAGGCGTTGGACCAACTGCACGACCTGCTTGGCCAGCTGGGCACCACGATGTACCACGCCACGGCCATCGAGCTCGACGCGCCGCAGGCCTACTTCATCCCCAACTCGCAGCTCAAGGCATTGCGCCGCGAAGCCATCGAGGCGCTGACCGAAGCGCGGGTCAAGGCGCACCCGCGTGGCGGGCGCAAGGCCGAGACCACGCCGCCGCCGGTGTACCCCGAGTCGCACCTGTCGTTCCTGGCCAACGTCTACAACCAGAAGGCCCGCGACTTCTACCACCGCCATGGCGTGCAGCTGATCGACGCGGCCTACGAGGCCCACGAAGAACATGGCGAAGTGCCAGTGATGATCACCAAGCACTGCCTGCGCTTCTCCTTCAACCTGTGCCCCAAGCAGGCCAAGGGCGTCACCGGCGTGCGTACCAAGGTCGCGCCGATGCAGCTGATCCAGGGCGACGAGGTGCTGACCCTGAAGTTCGACTGCAAGCCGTGCGAGATGCATGTAGTCGGCAAGATGAAGGGCCATATCATCGACCTGCCGCCCCCAGGTAGCGCGGCGGTGGCACAGGTGGTCGGGCATATCAGCCCGGAAGACCTGCTCAAGACCATCCCCCGCGCCCCTCACTAA
- a CDS encoding TetR/AcrR family transcriptional regulator, with the protein MRRSLQEERLLKALAHAIVIQPRATLKELAETAGVSKATLHRFCGTRENLVNLLEDHGEHVLNLVIQEADLERAEPLDALRHLIAEHLKHREMLVFLMFQYRPDTLLGNAEDRRWEAYTQAMDAFFLRAQQMGVLRIDISAAVFTEMFMTMIYGMVDAERRGRAASANTAQALEQLFLNGARTPA; encoded by the coding sequence ATGCGTAGATCCCTCCAAGAAGAACGCCTGCTCAAGGCGCTGGCCCACGCCATCGTGATCCAGCCGCGCGCCACCCTCAAGGAACTGGCGGAAACCGCCGGCGTCAGCAAGGCCACCCTGCACCGCTTCTGCGGCACCCGTGAAAACCTGGTGAACCTGCTCGAAGACCACGGCGAGCACGTGCTCAACCTGGTCATCCAGGAGGCCGACCTGGAACGCGCCGAACCCCTGGACGCCCTGCGCCACCTGATCGCCGAACACCTCAAGCATCGTGAAATGCTGGTGTTCCTGATGTTCCAGTACCGCCCCGACACGCTGCTCGGCAACGCCGAAGACCGCCGTTGGGAGGCCTACACCCAGGCCATGGATGCGTTCTTCCTGCGCGCCCAGCAGATGGGCGTGCTGCGTATCGACATCAGCGCGGCGGTGTTCACCGAGATGTTCATGACCATGATCTACGGCATGGTCGACGCCGAGCGCCGCGGGCGCGCGGCCAGCGCCAACACCGCCCAGGCGCTGGAGCAACTGTTCCTGAACGGGGCGCGTACGCCTGCCTGA
- a CDS encoding LysR family transcriptional regulator, which produces MLDNLALFLAIIEKGSLSAAGRERGLSPATVSERLAALEAHYGVALLTRTTRSLNLTDEGRVLADGARRLLAEADELEGRIRHGSENIAGLIRLSAPVDLGQNVIAPILDRFLADHPQVAIDLDLTDGYIDLVGQGIDFAIRYGTLADSSLRARALGNNRRVVCAAPEYLQRHGIPAHPDELAGHDCIVMRFGIHAERTWPFRLEGKAYPVRVSGRRVANNGEQVRRWALAGHGLCLKSIRDVQADLDSGRLVEVLAAYGAGEIALQIVYPPTRVQPRRVRALAEVIVAQLA; this is translated from the coding sequence ATGCTGGATAACCTGGCGCTGTTCCTGGCCATCATCGAGAAAGGCAGCCTGTCGGCCGCAGGCCGTGAACGGGGGCTGTCGCCGGCGACGGTGTCCGAACGCCTGGCGGCCCTGGAGGCCCATTACGGCGTGGCGCTGCTCACCCGTACCACGCGTTCGCTCAACCTCACCGATGAAGGCCGCGTATTGGCCGATGGCGCGCGGCGCCTGCTGGCGGAGGCCGACGAGTTGGAGGGGCGTATCCGGCATGGCAGCGAGAACATCGCCGGGTTGATCCGCCTGAGCGCGCCGGTCGACCTGGGGCAGAACGTCATCGCGCCGATCCTTGACCGGTTCCTGGCGGACCACCCGCAGGTGGCCATCGACCTCGACCTTACCGACGGCTACATCGACCTGGTGGGGCAGGGCATCGATTTCGCCATTCGCTACGGCACCCTGGCCGATAGCTCGTTGCGCGCGCGGGCGCTGGGGAACAACCGCAGGGTGGTGTGTGCCGCGCCGGAGTACCTGCAACGCCATGGCATTCCGGCCCATCCCGATGAGCTAGCGGGCCACGACTGCATTGTGATGCGCTTTGGCATCCATGCCGAACGCACCTGGCCATTTCGCCTGGAGGGCAAAGCGTACCCCGTGCGGGTCAGCGGGCGGCGGGTGGCCAACAATGGCGAGCAGGTGCGCCGCTGGGCGTTGGCCGGGCATGGCCTGTGCCTGAAGTCGATCCGCGATGTGCAGGCCGACCTGGACAGCGGCCGGTTGGTGGAAGTGCTGGCGGCCTATGGCGCGGGCGAGATCGCGCTGCAGATCGTCTACCCGCCGACCCGGGTGCAGCCACGGCGGGTGCGGGCGCTCGCCGAGGTGATCGTGGCACAGCTGGCCTGA
- a CDS encoding polysaccharide deacetylase family protein yields the protein MTSRRDFVKGTLVGGIAAAAAGAVLTSGAATSPRNSPAPAGGGGPFWPNGAQLVISISLQFESGSQPAHAESPFPPLDARYPDTIAPSWYRYGPQEGVPRLLDLFDRHGIKVTSHMVGKAVEAYPELAAEVVRRGHEAAAHGLYWAPQYSLTPAEERRHYEQASAIVERVTGQRPVGFNAFWMRHSRDTLNILQDLGFLYHIDDLSRDEPSITPVRGKPFVVVPYTLRNNDIGRIAGSTAMTGAALLQELKDEFDVLYAEGRQRRRLMSLSAHDRIGGTPTVARALDQFIAYAKSHPGVAFLRKDEIARWTLAQGNAPLNPARVFD from the coding sequence ATGACCAGCAGAAGAGACTTCGTCAAAGGCACCCTCGTCGGCGGCATCGCCGCAGCGGCCGCAGGCGCGGTGCTGACCAGTGGCGCCGCCACGTCACCGCGCAACAGCCCCGCCCCGGCGGGCGGTGGCGGGCCGTTCTGGCCCAACGGCGCGCAACTGGTGATCTCGATCTCGTTGCAGTTCGAGTCGGGCAGCCAGCCCGCCCACGCCGAAAGCCCGTTCCCGCCACTGGACGCACGCTACCCGGACACCATTGCCCCCAGCTGGTACCGCTATGGCCCGCAGGAAGGCGTGCCACGCCTGCTCGACCTGTTCGACCGGCATGGCATCAAGGTCACCTCGCACATGGTCGGCAAGGCCGTCGAAGCCTACCCGGAGCTTGCCGCCGAAGTGGTGCGTCGCGGCCACGAAGCCGCGGCCCATGGCTTGTACTGGGCACCGCAATACAGCCTGACGCCCGCCGAGGAACGCCGTCACTACGAACAGGCCTCGGCCATCGTCGAACGGGTGACCGGCCAGCGCCCGGTGGGCTTCAACGCGTTCTGGATGCGCCACTCCCGGGACACCCTGAACATCCTCCAGGACCTGGGCTTCCTGTACCACATCGACGACCTGTCGCGGGACGAACCGTCGATTACCCCGGTGCGCGGCAAACCCTTCGTCGTGGTGCCCTACACCCTGCGCAACAACGATATCGGCCGCATCGCCGGTTCCACCGCGATGACCGGCGCCGCCCTGCTGCAGGAGCTCAAGGACGAGTTCGACGTGCTGTATGCCGAAGGCCGCCAACGGCGCCGGCTGATGTCGCTGTCGGCCCACGACCGCATCGGCGGCACGCCAACCGTGGCGCGCGCCCTCGACCAGTTCATCGCCTACGCCAAATCCCATCCAGGCGTGGCCTTCCTGCGCAAGGACGAGATCGCCCGTTGGACCCTGGCCCAGGGCAATGCGCCGCTCAACCCGGCCAGGGTCTTCGATTGA